One Triticum dicoccoides isolate Atlit2015 ecotype Zavitan chromosome 3B, WEW_v2.0, whole genome shotgun sequence genomic window, NNNNNNNNNNNNNNNNNNNNNNNNNNNNNNNTCTGTCCTAACCTTCGTTGTCCACCAGCACCGCCCTCCCGAGCGGCGAATCCTATTGGACGCCCGTGTGCGTCCAGTAGCGATGGCTTCGCTGAAGATTTCCTCCCTGGCGGAGTGAGGTGGTCCAGCCCACGTACGGGCATCCACTGCTTGTTCTTTTTCAGTCGTTGTCCGCTGCTCGGGTTTTCCCCCTTTTCTTCCAGTTTTGTGTTTTGGGTTTTTTGTTTCTCCTTTTCACATTTGCTTTTTCTTATGGTTTTTTCTTCCGGTCTTTTCTTtctgtttatttatttttcttctcttttttgtgTATTATACAAAGAGTTCACCGTGTCttacaaaaatgttcatctcaCATATAAggaaatgttcattgtatattaacAAAATGTTCAATCTATTTAAAAATTGTTCAGCATATATCACAAAAAATTTCAATGTGTATTTGAAAACATATTCAGCATATATCACaataatgttcaatgtgtattaaaAATTGTTTAGagtatattacaaaaatgttcaatgtatatttaaaaattgttcatcatatatttaagaaatttcagaaaatgttgaattaaaaaattctcaaaaattgttcatgtttttaaAGTTTATTAGAACTTTCAAATTTGTTCATGATAAGAAAATTTTGTTgacgttttttttcaaaaaaatgttgacTTTTAAAAAAAAGGACATGGCGCTCTACCTGGGACTTATTGCTTAGTGCTTCGGTTTTTAGCCAATCTTAGTGCCTCCGATGCGATTACGTGCCAAATCTCGGCACGGCGTTGCTGATTTTCCGGCCTGGCTCGATCCGCCGGCGAGGGCGACGCTTGGAGCTCGCCGACGCTGATGGGGTGGTGGTGGATGCGCGAAGCTGGCCCGACGAAGATAGGGTCACGGTGGGTCAGATGGTGGTATTCTTGCGCCATTTGGCACGTATCACGGCGGCTGACCGGTGGGGCGAACCCGGGGTGGTTTCCGAGGTGAGTAATGGCGACAGGGGAGGGGGAGAGAGGTTATTAGGCCGACGCATCGGCTCTCCGCCACTTCCCCCACCACTTCCTCTCTCACAGATCTCAtccaaaaccgccaccgcgacgCGCCGCTCCCAGAGCTAGGGTTTGATGACGACGAGCGAGCAGTAGATGTGggcgctcgccgccggcgatgaggtGCTGATGGGGAGGCTTCAGGAGATCGACCGCTGGTTCCCGACGGCAAAGGCCCTCAACGACGCGTCCGAGATAGTGAGAGACAAGCTCAGGGGAGAAGAAATCCTCCGTTGCTTCCCCAACTACAACCGCCAGCCGGCGATGGGGGTGCTTCTCTGGGCGATGCTGGAGGCGGAGTCTCTGGATCCGGAGCAGAGAGAGAAGTGGAAGGTGTTCCGCTCTCTCCGTTATCGCCTGATtcagccgccggcgccgccgccggtgcAGCCGCAGGCGCCACCGCAGGCGGTGGTGATGGGTATCCCGGCTCCTGGATCCAGATGGCTTCCAATCGAGATCGAGGAAGACAAGGTGGTGGCAGCGACGCCAAGGAGCAGGGCCAAGGCCAGGGCGCCAGCGACTCCAACCACACTTCCTCGCCGCTCCCCTCACTTCCCGAGGCACTCGCCTCACCTCCTTGCCCTTTCCCGATGCCAGTAGGGCGCTCGCCGGCCGAGAACCGTTTCTGGTTACTAGCCGGCGAAGGCtctgaggcggaggaggagggggagtccTCTGTCTACTCTGCATGTATGTATCCCAATCCCAAATACTTGGTATCCACTGCTTCAATTGAGGTAGATGATACTAGAATTGggaagaaaaaaaggaaacaatAGATTCCGAGATGGTAGCAAGAGGGGAAAAGGGTTCAAATCCCAGAATGCAGATGACTGCAAGGGAGTTTCTGAGGATGTTGATAGTGTGGATTATATGAATTATGAAAAGGGGAATAGGAGAGAAATCATTTAAAATTATTGCAGAAGTAGTAGTTTTAATGCACAGATAGTTCATAATCACATGAAAAAGGATAAAATTCGTCCTATCCCACCTTGGTTTGAAGAAGATGAGGTTGATTTTGGAGAACTAGTAATTCAGGAAACTCCCATTGGGGCCCTTTGTGCTTcaacagaggaggagggggagaaaaAAAGAGGAGGAAGAACTTGTGAGACCCCTGATTAATTTTGGGGGCTCAGTAGGTGAAGATTTAAAAATGGACTTGGATGTGGGCCTGGCCTAGTGGAAGCCCAGTGGGCTTGATAGCAACCCAGCCCAGGAAAAGGAGGGTGGGCTGGCAGGTATAAAAGTGGGTGAGAGGGAGGGGGTAGAGCAATTCCATCgtgtagggtttcccccttctcctccCACACCGCCGCCAGCAGGCAAAATGGCTGGAAATTTGGGAAGAGGATATGGAGGTCCTAGATTCAATCGTGGAGGTGAAGGAGGGTTTGCTAGAGGGAGATTCAACTACAGTAACAGGGGGGTGGATGGAATGGAGAAGATATACTACAACTGACAGATTTGGCAGTTTTGGAAGAGGAGGTGGTAGATTTGGTGCTGGGAATGAGGGTGGCAGAGGAGATGAAGATGAAGACGAATTCGCCGCAGAAGGAAGGGAAGAAAATCTGATTTGGCAAGCTAAGACAGGAAAGAAAGAGGCAGTGGAAGATATGATGGGGAGAGCAAATGGTGAGGGAGACAGCTCTGGAATGGAGAAAGGTAAGGAGAAAGATACGATGATCCAGAAAGAGCAGAGTGCTCAGCAACAGCTACTGACCTCTCTGCTCTCTCAGTTAGTGCAAGGACTAAGAGGAGGGGAGAAAGAGATGATAGAAGGAGCGATTGGAAAATCTGTGGAGGTTCAGTCTGGTAGAGATGGCATGAGGAGAGAAGAGAAAACCAGAGATCCCATGCAGAAAGCTGACAAGAAAAGTGACCAAGATCCAGTGATGGAGATGAAGAAACAGGGGGGGAGAGGCAACTGGCAGTTGAATTTAGATGAGGGCaaaaaaggaatggagagacttaaTAAACAAGTCTGTGGTAAATGCAAAGACCCAAGACACTCTACCAGAGATTGTAGAGTAGGACACTACTTGATATGTGGAAGGGAGAACCATATCACTAGTGAATGCAACTTGCTGAAGCAAATGAAACCAGTCCCCAAATATGTTGGATATGCTGCCAAAGGGCTGGGGATCCTATTGGTTCAAAGCTACAAAGATGTGCTTGTAGCTGAACACACAAATCCCTTAGGTGTGGTGATCATCAGAGAAGGAAATATCAATGAAACTGAACTCACAAAGGCTATGGAAGAGATGTTTTATTGGGGATGGCAGTGGAGAGTTAAGGAGTTTGGGGAAAATGGTTTCATGATGAGATTCCCCAATAAGGCAAAACTGGTAGAGATGGCTAAATTTAATGATTTCAATTTGCTGGGGACAGGGGTGGTCATTAAGGTCCAACCTTGGTCCTTGGACCATCAAGCAGTGGGGAAAATGCATACTGCCTGGGTTAAGCTGAGCAAGGTGCCTGACTGTTTTAGACACTTCTTGGGCATTTGTGAAGTTTCTGCTGCAGTGGGGCCTGTGTTGGAAGTGGACATGGATACAGTTAATGAAGAAAAAGTTAGGGTCAAATGTGGAATCAGAGATGTGGAAATAACTCCACCTCAAGTGGAAATCGCTGCCCCTGATCTACTCATGTTCAGAATTGGTGTAGAGGTGGAGAAGGTGGTGAAAATTGGCTGGTATAAAGAGGATAAGAGGAAAAATGAAAACACACATAACCTAGAAGATGGAGATGGAGAAACAAAAGATAGAAAGAGATTCAGGGTAGAAGATACTGAACATAAAGGCATTACACTGGGatgtttgtctctcaaacaaagtgagGAAGTAGATGGAAAACTGGTCAAAATGAAAGCACAATTAGAAGAAAGCATGATGCAGTGGCAAGATGAGATGTATGCTGAGAGAAGGAAGTGGCAAAAAGAAAGTGACATCATGTTCAACAACATCAAGACCTTAGAAGAAGACAAAGCCAGACACAATGCATTGTGCGCTAAAGCTGAATAAAGAATTAAGGATCTTGAGGGCAATCAACAAGCAATACAGAAAAAGATCAATCAACAGCAGGAAGAGATCCAAAAGCTAATACAAGAGGATGTTGACAGGGAAAATATTAAATGGAGCTGGCTAATATGGATCTGGAAGATTATGAGAAGGAAACCCAACAAAAAAAGGGTGAATCAGAGTCTGGAAAATACAATGAACCCACTGACTATAATGCCGGTCGGGAATCAATTGGGACCCTGGGTGAAAAAAATGGTAGACTTACATGGAGCTGAGGTTACAGAGAAGGAGGGAGAGGAGAAAGAAGTGGAGATAAAAAGAAGCCTCGGGAACAAAGGAAAAGAAGACCAGAAAATAGAAGAGATGGCAAAAATCAGAGCCGAAGAAAGAGATAACTATGGTAAGAATTCTGTTTCTGAATTTCTCAACCCCTCCCTATTGCAAATTAGCTCCATGGTAGGAATTGATTTAGGATGTTTCATTGATATGATTGACAAAAATCTGGATATTATTAATAAAATGGAGAAAGCTAGAAGAGATATATATTTCCAAAAcatcaaaagagaaaaaaagatGAGGAGGAAAATTCAGGAGAAAAAGTGGAAGAATGCAGAGACACACCAGTATGCATAAATACTGGAGATGTGGATATTGATGGATTATGCTCTGATTTGGATCATTCTGATGCTGAGATTGGGAGCAACAATATAAAAATCTTAGAGGAATGTTCTCTGGAAAGAAAGGTGGCAGAAAAAGCTCACCAGCACTGAACTGTGTGAAGCAATCAATTGGGATTGGGGTGCTGAGAAGGAAAAAAGGGAAGATGACTGATTAGTCTCTAACCTAGGAATAATTAAATTGCCTGGATAGGATAGTAATTTTTATTGAGATCGTTATAAAATCAGAATTTACTCAAAAATGAGAGGTGTTTTTTGGAATGTGAGAGGCATAGTTCAAGATCACAAAAAAAGATATATCAGAGAAATGATCATAGATCAGAAATTGGATTTTATTGGGATTTCTGAAACAATCAAACAAGACTTTACAAAAAATGAGTTACATAATCTTTGTGGGGGCAAAAATTAACAATGGTGCTGGAATCCCCCCAGAGGAATGTCTGGTGGAATCCTAGTTGGCATTAATAAAGAGATGTTTTGATGTTGAACATATTGAAAAAGGACAATATTTTTTAAGAGTACTGCTATTTGACAAGAATATTAAAATGCATTAGAATTTAGTCACAGTTTATGGGGATGCATAGAAGGAAGGAAAAGCTAATTTTCTTGCTGAGCTAGCTAGATTATATCATGACAACCCTTTGCCCTGTTTGGTTGGAGGGGACTTCAACATCATTAGAAatgacaaggaaaaaaacaaacctaTGCCAAATGGACAATGGTCCTTTATGTTTAATGCTATAATTGAACAAGCTGGATTGAGAGAACTACCTCTAAATGGGAGACAATACACCTGGGCTAATAATCAGGAGGATCCCACATATGAGAAACTTGACAGGGTGTTGATGTGTCCTGCCTGGGAAGAAAAATATCCAATTGACTATTCTACAAGCCTTTGCTAGGGAAATCTCTGACCACACTCCTTTGTTCTTAGACACAGGGGAGACACACACAATCAGATATACATTCAGATATGAAAATGCTTGGTTTTTGAGAGAAGGCTTTAAAGAATTGATGTATAAAACTTGGAATAAAAGATACAGAGAGAATGTGTCGGAGAGATGGCAATTAAGAATGAGAAATTTGAGAAGAAAAGCCAAGGGATGGAATAAACACATGGATGCTTGGTATAAGAAAATCAAAATAGAAATTATCAAAAAGCTGGATGAAATAGATAAGAGAGCTGAGATAATGGGTTTGACTGCTGCAGATAGAACTGAGCAGAGAGAACTTAGAAAGCAACTTAAAAGAATTATGACACAAGAAGAAATGAAGTGGATGCAAAGATATAAAGACAGAGAGATTACAGATGGTGATGGAAACACTAGATACTACCATGCAAAGGTAAATGGGAGGAGAaggaaaaacagaataatttctttgGAACAAGAAGAAGGGATCATAGAAGGAGACCGCAGCCTGATGGAGTATATTACCAAATTTTACAAAAATCTTTTTGGACACCCTGAAGAGTCTAACATATCCCTGAGAGAAATAGAAATGGAAAAAATAAATACACAGGACAAAGAGGAGCTATTGTCCCCTTTTTCCTTAGATGAAATTCATCAAGTAGTTTTTGGGATGAAAAGAAACAAAAGCCCAGGGCCTGATGGATTCCCTGCTGACTTTTATCAAGATTTTTGGGATCTGGTTAAGTGGGATCTGAAAGCCTTGGTTGATGGGCTTGCTAAGGGGGAAATCAACATTGCCAGACTTAATTATGGCATTATTACCCTGGTCCCTAAAGCCAATGATGCCAAACAAATTCAAAAATTTAGGCCTATTTGCTTATTAAATGTGAGTTTCAAGATTATTACAAAAGTTTTGATGAACAGACTGACCAAGTGTGTTTCACCTGTAATCTCCAGAACACAAACTGCGTTTATTAAAGGGAGATACATTATGGAAGGAGTGGTTATTCTACATGAAGCTTTGAACACTTTTCATAGAGACAAAGAAGATGCTCTGATTTTTAAAgttgattttgaaaaagcatatgataaAATTAAATGGCCCTTTGTTATACAGATGTTAGAACTAAAAGGTTTTCCAGATAAATGGTGTGATTGGGTAATGGAGACTATGAGAGGGGGACATGTAGGAGTCAAGGTTAATGATGAAATTGGCCCTTATTTTAAAACGTATAAAGGTTTGAGACAGGGAGATGCTATGTCACCATTGCTTTTTGATGTGGCTGCTGATGCCTTAGCTATTTTAATGAATAATGCCTTAAAATTTGATATTGTCAAGGGAGTCCTTAGTAAAGACGATAATAAAGGAGTAAATATgctacaatatgctgatgacactatcTTTCTGATCAAAGATGAGGTGGAAAGTGTAAGAAACCTCAAATTCATACTGGGGGCTTTTGAACACATGTCAGGTCTGAAAATAGACTTTCATAAGAGTGATCTGATGTTGTTTGGAAAAGCTAAAGAAAAATAATTTCTATACCAGGAAATATTGACATGCAAAATGGGAGATTTGGCCATCAAATATCTAGGTATGCCTGTATCAGAGACTAGGATTAGGAACATACACTGGAGTTGTGTAACTAACAAAATTGAGAAAAGATGTGGGTGTTGGCAGGGGAAACTGCTAGGATCTATTGCTGGTAGGATCACACTGGTGCAAGATTGCCTGACGAATATTCCTTTGTTTATGATGTCCTTCTATGCTGTCCCAAAAGGAATCATTAAAAAAGCTGATTTCTTCAGGGCAAGATTGGTTTGGCAAGAAGATGAGAATATTAGAAAATACCATTTAGTTAATTGGAGGGAGTGTTGCCTACCCAAAGAGGTAGGGGGGCCTGGGGATTCTCAATTTGGAGGTGATGAACATAGCTTTGATGGCTAAATGGTTCTGGAAAATGGAGACAGAAGAGGGGATGTGGCAAGATGTTCTAAAAGAAAAATATAGAAAAAATGGATGTCTAGCTCTAGTAGAGAAAAAAACTGGAGATTCTCAGTTCTGGACTAGTCTGTTGGAAATTAAGAATATCTTTTATAAATTTGTGAAGAAAGAACTTGGAGATGGGAAAAACactagattctgggaggatacttgggtgGATGACAAGCCTTTAAAAGATGCCTATCCTAGAATTTATGATATTTGTTTCGATCACAAGATTACTGTACATGAGGCCATCCAAAAAGGATGGAAGGGTTTCAAATTTAGGAGGACGTTGTATGGGGAAACTTTGGAGTTGTGGAATACTCTAAAAAGGAGATGTGAAAGAATTAAAATGAACGAGGGAAAAGATAAGATTATCTGGACCCTCACTGCTGATAATAAATTTTCTGTGAGATCTTTATACAAGGAATTGATTACACTAGGGCTGAAATTTCCACAAAAATACCTGTGGAAAATCAAAGTTCCTGCGAAGATAAAAGTCTTTCTGTGGTAAAAATAAGAAGAGTATTTTGACTAGGGATGTCCTACTCAAAAAAGGGTGGAAGGGGGGGGAAAGGGTGTGTGTTTTGTGGACAAGATGAATCAATTGATCATCTGTTGTTCACCAGCTCTGCGGCTTCCTTGCTTTGGAGCTTGGTTAGATGTGTATGTGGTCTGAAGACCATTCCTTTAAATGTTAAAGATTGTTTTGGGGGGTGGGTAAACAAATTTAGCAAAGAAGACAAGAAAATGGTGATGGTTGGGGTTTCTGCCTTATTCTGGGCAATCTGGAAAAGTAGAAATGCAATTGTATTTGAAAAAAAGGATAAATGATCCTTTTCATATAATCAAACTAATGAGTCGATGGTTGGTTGATTTGTCCATTTTGCAGATAAAGGAGCCATCAAGAAAAATGCTGGAACTGGGTGCAAGAGTACTAGAACGGGCAACAAATGAGGTGTACACAGCTGGGCAAGGGTGGCGGATCAACGTGGCGAGGCTCCCTGGATGAACGGCTGCGACATTTccatgttgttgctgctgctgttcttAGTCTTCTTGTGTCTATTAGCTCTTagttgttactccctccgtcccaaaataagtgactcaaaagtGAGTCAACTTTGTACTAGTTACTTTGTTGTCTCTCTTTTATGGTTTGTGGAAGACTTGTTATGTGCTGGGCCTTGctggtccttgaagttctggatggctGCAGCCCTTGTTGGCCTTTTGGTGGGATGTATGTTGTGCTGGTAGCTGGACTTGTTATGTAGTGTCTATTACTCTATCGCTGTAAGGGTGGTTTTCAATAATGAAAATCGGAAgaaggcaagcccttctttgataaaaaaaactgGCTAACAACGCCGCTCCCCGGCGCAATGTCGGAAGTTCGATTGCGCGTTTTTGCCATTTGCCAATGGGCAGGCCTGTTATGCCGCGCCCTTCAGCGAAGGAGCTCTCCTCCCGAGCGGCGCAATAGATGCACTAAGATGctctattagagcatctccaatagccgcACAAAATGAGCGCCGCGCCGCGCCGTAAATTTGGCCTTTTTAGCACGCGCGCAAGCGGTAGAGTGGTTTCAGCCGACGCGCAATAAGCGCGCGCGGCATATAGAGTTGTGCACGCAGTCCGAATTGTCATCACGCGCTGTGTATTTGGTTAGCCCGCTTCCGCGCGTGGGACACTCGAGCACTCGCGCCGCGCCACCTTCGCCCTGCACACGCCGCCGTCGGCGAACTGGCCTGATGGACGCCCGCGCCGGCACccccctcaccccttcctacaGCCGCGATCACTCCGCCATCTAAATTGTTGGAATGGAAGAAGCACTTGTTTTTTTGGACACATCTATGTTCAATGATACGCAAAAGGAGTATGTAGAGTAAACTAGAAAAGCGCAGCGAAAAGCAAAGGCACTCAAGTGTGAGTATCAACGCGCCGTTAGTACGACGCCGCTGGTGAATTCAAACTACCAACATGCGGGCTAGACGCTGGTGAATTCAGACTACCAACATGCGGGCTAGACGCTGTTAATCTGTGATAGCTAGCAGCGTACAAAGCGATCATGGAAATAAGGAGCCACAATCGCTCGTCAGCCAAAACTTTCGCTCTCACACACGGCCCCTCCTTCTGTCCCAACAACGGAGTGGTGCTAGCTGCCCTCACTTGACTTGTAGCAGGATGCCAGATCCCGATGGCACCGCTAGGGCGATATACTTGGGAATGGCCTCCTGAATAAGGCGTATCTAAAACGGGTCGCCATCGTCGTCACGGCTCCATATCGTCTCCAGCGACATAAGGCGAAGCACGCGCGCCTTCTCTAGGATGTGGAGCACGAGCTCTAGGGAAGCAAAGTCTGCATCGAACCCGATGATGATGTCATCCTTTAGGCTATGGTGCGGGAGCCCTTGGTGCTTCCTGAAATAGCCACCCGCTGGCTGCTGCTGGTGTTGTTGCCGTCTATATCTTCTCGCATCGAAAACCAGTGCACCATGCATCACCTACAGACATATACAAGCAATGTGATCTGCTAGGGCCTCACGTCGaaaattgagattaggatttgtcactccgtgtatcgaagaggtatctttgggccctctcgataatgctcatcactataagccttgcaagcaatgtgactaatgagttagttgatggatgaagcattacagaacgagtaaaaagacttgccggtaacgagattgaactaggtatgatgataccgaggatcgaatctcgggcaagtaacataccgatgacaaagggaacaacatatgttgttgtgcagtttgactaataaagatcttcgtagaatatgtaggagccaatatgagcatccaggttccgctattggttattgatcggagatgtgtctcgatcatgtctacatagttctcgaacccgtagggtccgcatgcttaatgttcaatgacgatttgtattatgggttatgtgtttttgatgaccgaagtttgtttggagttccggatgagatgaggagtcccgaaatggtcgagaggtaaagatcgatatattgaaaggttatgtttggacaccggaatgatttcggaaaggttcggacattttccggagtaccgagaggttaccagaaccccccgagggattaatgggcctacatgggccttagtggaagattgGAGGTGGCGGCTaggtggtgccccccccccccatcccaaaccgaattggactaggggtgggggcgcggcccccctttccttcttctcctccacctctttccccttctccccttatccggaaaggaaaggggaatcctactaggactagggagtcctagtaggaatccccacacttggcgcgcccctaggccggctgcctcctcccctcctcttttatatatgggggcggagggcaccccaaaggcacatcaattgttctctttgccgtgtgcggtgccccctccatagtttactcctccggtcatagagtcgtagtgcttaggcgaagccctgcgtggatcacatcatcaacatcgtcaccacgctgtcgtgctgacagaactctccctcgaccctctactggatcaagagttcaagggacgtcattgagctgaacgtgtgttgaacacggaggtgccgtacgttcggtacttggatcggttggatcgtgaagacgttcgactacatcaaaccgcgttaactaaacgcttccgctttcggtccacgagggtacgtggacacactctccccctctcgttgctatgcatcttctagatagatcttgcgtgatctacgagggtacgtggacacactcggtgacggttccaaatgtcattgcggaaaggggttaaaaaaccTTTGTATAGCACCTTACGGTACCAGTGCCACCTCTTTGCAAAATATTGTTTTCATATAATTCCACCTATTATCTGCTCCTGTTTTATATTTTGTACTGCCTTTTGAACTCGTTGAGGCTAGATCGTAACTGAAACATGTAGGATTATAACATGTGCATCAACTATACCTTTCTTACCTTGCTTTTGGTATATATTTTTATGTTCATGCTCTATACCATTAATTTTGATACCAACATTACCCCCCTAATAGTTTGCATACTCAATCAATCCATTGGTTGGGAGATCCCTTAATCCTAAACACCTACATAACAAAAAGCCATTTAATTTTATCATATGCCTTTTTAAAATCCACTTTGAAAATTAGAGCACTCTGTTTTAATCACATGGCTCGTGTAAGATCATCACAACTTCCATGATATATCTTCCTTGACAAAGACAGTCTAGATTGGAGAAATAACCTCCCCAGCTACTCCATTAAGTCTATTCGTAACTCATAAGTACTTTTGTAAAAAATATGCTCACATTCAATGGTGGAGCTTCGTGAGGGCGAACCTGGGCCATCATCCCCCAGCAAAAATGTTTTTTTACTACCCCTATGTATTAGCCCATAATGCCCAGTAATTATTTACCACACCTCCTCCTGATGCTTGCCTTGGCCGGAGATGAACGAAGTGAACCAGTTAGCCATCGACCAACTCAATTTCGCACTTGCGACCGCTGACGGCTGACGCCTGAGCATGGGGGTGGGGCACCGGCGTCCGGCGGACTGGCTGCTGTGGCTTGTCGGCTTGGAGGGCGGCCGGTTAGGGATTCAACTTGGACTCTCACTGGATCCTCTGCTCCTGCCTCCTGAGTTGTCTCGTCGCCGACGCGGAAAACAACGGTCAATGCCAGTGAGCAGACTGCCCTTGCTCCATCTCTATCCTCTCTGGAAATAGTGGAAAGTTGAAGTATTTTGATTGATTGATTTTGCGGCTTCTTTCATCTTTAGTTGTGGAAAATTTTAATTAGGTCATGGATTTGCCAATTGGATTTCGTACTAAACAGAAAATTTCCTTTTACAAACGGACGTAGTGAAGGTTAAGGGGAAAACAATTGATGCATTAAAAAAAGTGGTGATTTAGTTGAATGTAGAACTGATGAACCAACAGCTATGAAGATGTTCTTAGGAATGGAGAGCTAATCTGTAGTGAACTGAATATTCCATGGTTAAATAGTACTCACTCCGCCCTGTAAGTTTTACATCCAATGTGAGTACATTGAATGTaataacgtcttatattatgggacagagggagtatttagttTCTTTCGTCATGGGGAAGGTTATACATCTAATTAATATTAGAAATGTATTTTGTAAGCTAATGTGGACAACATCAATATATATATTATTATCTAAGTTTTCTGAATTTGCAATGTCTAACTTGTTGTATTCGTATTTTTATTAATGCAAGTTTCGCCCCTTCTGGGATTTCTTTAAAGCTTCGCCACTGCTCAAAGAAGACATATGGGTCTAAATTTCTAGATCTGATTGGCCTCTTTAGTCTTAGGCACCAATGTAATAATACCATAGTTTGGCCTAGAGATATCCAACTCCCCTTTATGAAAATAATCAGAAAGAGAATTTAAATCATATTTAACCAAATCCCAAAAGTGATGATAAAACTCAGAAGTGAAGCCATCAAGACCAGGAGATTTATTGTCGTTCCGTTTTAAACACCACCTCACTTGACTTGTAGCAGTATGCCAGATCCCGATGGCACCGCCGGGGTGATATACTTGGAAATGGCCTCCTGAATAAGGCGTATCAT contains:
- the LOC119281839 gene encoding uncharacterized protein LOC119281839 is translated as MEVLDSIVEVKEGLLEGDSTTVTGGWMEWRRYTTTDRFGSFGRGGGRFGAGNEGGRGDEDEDEFAAEGREENLIWQAKTGKKEAVEDMMGRANGEGDSSGMEKGKEKDTMIQKEQSAQQQLLTSLLSQLVQGLRGGEKEMIEGAIGKSVEVQSGRDGMRREEKTRDPMQKADKKSDQDPVMEMKKQGGRGNWQLNLDEGKKGMERLNKQVCGKCKDPRHSTRDCRVGHYLICGRENHITSECNLLKQMKPVPKYVGYAAKGLGILLVQSYKDVLVAEHTNPLGVVIIREGNINETELTKAMEEMFYWGWQWRVKEFGENGFMMRFPNKAKLVEMAKFNDFNLLGTGVVIKVQPWSLDHQAVGKMHTAWVKLSKVPDCFRHFLGICEVSAAVGPVLEVDMDTVNEEKVRVKCGIRDVEITPPQVEIAAPDLLMFRIGVEVEKVVKIGWYKEDKRKNENTHNLEDGDGETKDRKRFRVEDTEHKGITLGCLSLKQSEEVDGKLVKMKAQLEESMMQWQDEMYAERRKWQKESDIMFNNIKTLEEDKARHNALCAKAE